A window of the Hevea brasiliensis isolate MT/VB/25A 57/8 chromosome 6, ASM3005281v1, whole genome shotgun sequence genome harbors these coding sequences:
- the LOC110666544 gene encoding putative disease resistance RPP13-like protein 1 isoform X1: MAAALIGGSFLSAFLQVLFDRMASGEVLEFFKGQKLNQGLLEKLNITMNSVDGVLDDAEEKQITRPSVKRWLDDLKDAVYEADDLLDEIAYEALRSEMETAGSEATTTQVRKSFSSFSSLGIGVQSELGDIHERLETILEKLEYLVKQKEALGLRENIGEKPSSHKIPSTSLVDESVVYGRDDDKEAIMKLLFSDDENSNDLGVIPIVGMGGIGKTTLAQLVYNDCRVSENFDLKAWVCVSEEFDIFRVTQDILEEFNRKKYDTENLNQLQLELKEILMGKKFLLVLDDVWRDDYTDWDILQTPLKFGTGGSKVIVTTRNVSVASVMCAFSTHYHLQELTNDNCWLLFAKHAFDNGNSSAYMELEKIGKEIVRKCGGLPLALKALGCLLRSKRSIVEWDKISKSNIWDLASDKILPALRLSYHYLPSHLKRCFGYCAIFPKDYEFKKEELILLWMAEGFVEGEDIGGEYFHDLVSRSFFQRSSGDQSCFIMHDLINDLAKFVSGDFFFWLEGDNSFKIAKRTRHLSYARTLHDASKKFGHVYEAQYLRTFLHVDAVQWWGSHIDTEVTDDLLPKLMRLRVLSLSHYNSITWFPDSIGKLKHLRYLDLSKTSIRRLPDTICSLYNLQILILAYCVFLDELPSNMVRLVSLCHLDISWTILGKMPSQMGKLRRLQKLTDFFLGKDSGSSIKELGELQHLGGRLCIWNLQNVVDTADALEADLQGKEHLKKLGLKWDGNADDSQHERCILESLQPCTNLERLSIFGYGGTRFPVWVGDSSFSNLVSLKLDGCKYCTSLPPLGQLVSLQKLSITDFHGIVIVGSEFYGSCVSVKKPFASLRSLTFERITEWLEWTPYVAEDEGEAFPFLQELYIRECPNLTKALPDHLPFLKTLDIKECYQLLPSFPRAPAIRRMSFEDHSRHVVLSELPSGLHRLQADAMFDSVDSLVEGATEAYSLSITSEEIEIKDYHSLRCFSLDLFPKLKRLDLGRCRNLESFSLSRGLPALSLTVLCLWNCFNLKCLPDNMHSILASLVKLRLGECPKLESFPEGGLPFKLEYLEISFCEKLIASRPQWKMQTLPHLAYFSIDRCEDVESFPEEMLLPSTLTSLKMKNLKNLKSLNYKGLQHLTSLGELTIWKCPELQSMPEEGLPASLSSLIIWDCPLLTQRCQRVEGEYWSKISHIPHIEMDSDTITENEF, from the coding sequence ATGGCAGCAGCCTTGATAGGCGGATCATTTCTCTCTGCTTTCCTTCAGGTTTTGTTCGATCGAATGGCTTCTGGTGAGGTTCTTGAATTCTTCAAGGGCCAAAAACTTAATCAGGGTTTGCTTGAGAAGTTGAATATAACAATGAATTCTGTTGATGGAGTGCTTGATGATGCAGAGGAGAAGCAGATTACTAGACCATCTGTGAAAAGGTGGCTCGATGATCTTAAGGATGCTGTGTATGAAGCCGATGACCTGTTGGATGAAATTGCCTATGAAGCTTTGCGATCAGAGATGGAAACTGCAGGCTCTGAAGCTACCACGACTCAGGTTCGGAAATCCTTCTCTTCTTTTAGTTCATTGGGAATAGGGGTGCAATCAGAATTAGGAGATATTCATGAAAGACTTGAAACGAttcttgaaaagcttgaatatttaGTTAAACAAAAGGAAGCCCTTGGTCTGAGAGAGAATATTGGGGAAAAACCATCTTCGCATAAAATACCATCAACTTCTCTGGTTGATGAGTCTGTTGTTTATGGTAGGGATGATGATAAGGAAGCCATTATGAAGTTGCTATTCTCAGATGATGAAAATAGCAATGACCTAGGTGTGATTCCCATAGTGGGTATGGGTGGGATCGGTAAAACCACCCTTGCTCAGCTTGTCTACAATGACTGCAGAGTATCTGAGAACTTTGATCTCAAAGCATGGGTCTGTGTTTCAgaagaatttgacatttttagGGTAACTCAAGACATTCTCGAGGAGTTCAACAGAAAGAAATATGATACTGAGAACTTGAACCAACTTCAGCTTGAGTTGAAGGAGATACTGATGGGAAAGAAGTTTTTGCTTGTTTTAGATGATGTTTGGAGGGATGATTACACTGACTGGGACATTTTACAGACACCATTGAAATTTGGCACCGGAGGAAGCAAGGTCATCGTTACCACACGTAATGTAAGTGTAGCATCAGTCATGTGTGCCTTTTCAACCCATTATCATCTGCAGGAACTGACTAACGACAATTGTTGGTTGTTGTTTGCAAAACATGCATTTGATAATGGAAATTCAAGTGCATATATGGAATTAGAAAAGATTGGCAAGGAAATAGTAAGAAAGTGTGGAGGCCTACCTTTAGCTTTAAAAGCCCTTGGGTGTCTCCTACGTTCTAAAAGAAGCATAGTTGAATGGGACAAGATATCAAAGAGTAATATTTGGGATTTGGCAAGTGATAAGATTCTTCCAGCACTAAGATTGAGTTATCATTATCTCCCATCACATTTGAAGAGATGCTTTGGTTACTGTGCAATATTTCCCAAGGACTATGAATTCAAGAAGGAGGAACTAATCCTATTATGGATGGCAGAGGGTTTTGTAGAAGGTGAAGATATAGGTGGCGAGTACTTTCATGATCTCGTATCAAGATCATTTTTTCAGCGGTCAAGTGGTGATCAATCATGCTTCATTATGCATGACCTCATAAATGACTTGGCTAAATTTGTATCTGGAGACTTTTTCTTCTGGTTAGAGGGTGATAATTCTTTTAAGATTGCTAAAAGGACAAGACATTTGTCATATGCAAGAACACTGCATGATGCTTCTAAGAAATTTGGGCATGTCTATGAAGCTCAATATTTGCGCACTTTCTTACATGTGGATGCAGTGCAGTGGTGGGGTAGTCACATTGATACAGAGGTAACTGATGATCTGTTGCCAAAACTCATGCGCCTACGGGTTCTGTCTTTATCACATTATAATAGCATAACTTGGTTTCCTGATTCAATTGGCAAATTGAAACATTTGCGATATCTAGATCTCTCTAAAACATCTATCAGAAGGTTGCCTGACACCATATGCAGTTTGTACAATTTGCAAATTTTAATATTGGCATATTGTGTATTTCTTGATGAGTTGCCAAGCAACATGGTGAGGTTAGTTAGCTTATGTCATCTTGATATCAGTTGGACTATATTGGGAAAGATGCCATCACAAATGGGCAAACTAAGAAGGCTCCAAAAATTGACTGATTTTTTTCTAGGGAAGGATAGTGGATCTAGCATTAAGGAATTGGGAGAGCTTCAACATCTTGGAGGAAGACTTTGTATTTGGAATCTTCAAAATGTTGTGGATACTGCAGATGCTTTGGAAGCCGATTTACAGGGTAAGGAGCACCTTAAAAAATTAGGCCTGAAATGGGATGGCAATGCTGATGATTCGCAGCATGAAAGATGCATACTCGAGTCATTACAACCTTGTACCAATTTGGAGCGTCTTTCCATATTTGGTTATGGGGGTACAAGATTTCCAGTTTGGGTAGGAGACTCttccttctcaaatttagtatcccTCAAGTTAGATGGATGCAAATATTGCACTTCCTTACCACCACTTGGGCAGTTGGTGTCTCTACAAAAACTGTCAATCACAGACTTTCATGGAATAGTGATTGTTGGTTCTGAGTTCTATGGAAGCTGCGTATCCGTGAAGAAGCCATTTGCATCTCTCAGAAGTTTAACATTCGAAAGGATTACAGAATGGCTGGAATGGACTCCTTATGTAGCTGAAGATGAAGGTGAAGCCTTCCCTTTCCTCCAAGAGCTTTACATAAGAGAATGCCCCAACCTAACAAAGGCCTTGCCTGATCACCTTCCTTTTTTAAAGACACTAGATATTAAGGAATGTTATCAGCTTCTCCCTTCATTTCCAAGGGCTCCAGCTATCCGTAGAATGAGTTTTGAGGACCATTCTCGTCATGTGGTGTTAAGTGAATTGCCTTCTGGGCTGCACCGTCTCCAAGCTGACGCCATGTTTGACTCCGTAGATTCCCTGGTGGAGGGAGCAACAGAAGCTTACAGTCTTTCTATCACttcagaagaaattgaaataaaagACTACCATTCACTAAGGTGTTTCTCGTTAGATCTTTTCCCCAAGTTAAAGAGACTTGACCTTGGGAGATGTAGAAATCTTGAGTCCTTTTCATTATCTAGAGGATTACCTGCCCTAAGTTTGACAGTGCTTTGTTTATGGAATTGCTTCAATTTGAAGTGCTTGCCTGATAATATGCATTCCATCCTAGCATCTCTAGTAAAATTACGACTGGGTGAATGTCCAAAACTTGAGTCCTTTCCAGAAGGGGGTTTGCCCTTCAAATTAGAATACCTTGAGATCTCATTCTGTGAAAAACTCATAGCTAGCCGCCCACAATGGAAGATGCAAACACTTCCTCATCTAGCATACTTCAGCATTGATCGATGTGAAGATGTAGAATCTTTCCCTGAGGAAATGTTGCTGCCCTCCACACTTACCTCTCTTAAAATGAAGAATCTTAAGAATCTGAAATCTCTAAACTACAAGGGGCTTCAACATCTCACCTCCCTTGGAGAATTGACTATCTGGAAGTGCCCTGAGCTCCAGTCCATGCCAGAAGAAGGGCTGCCTGCCTCCCTTTCTTCTCTAATAATATGGGATTGCCCCTTGTTGACACAAAGATGTCAACGGGTAGAAGGGGAATATTGGTCCAAGATTTCTCACATCCCTCACATAGAGATGGACTCTGATACTATCACTGAGAATGAATTCTGA
- the LOC110666544 gene encoding putative disease resistance RPP13-like protein 1 isoform X2, with protein sequence MAAALIGGSFLSAFLQVLFDRMASEEKQITRPSVKRWLDDLKDAVYEADDLLDEIAYEALRSEMETAGSEATTTQVRKSFSSFSSLGIGVQSELGDIHERLETILEKLEYLVKQKEALGLRENIGEKPSSHKIPSTSLVDESVVYGRDDDKEAIMKLLFSDDENSNDLGVIPIVGMGGIGKTTLAQLVYNDCRVSENFDLKAWVCVSEEFDIFRVTQDILEEFNRKKYDTENLNQLQLELKEILMGKKFLLVLDDVWRDDYTDWDILQTPLKFGTGGSKVIVTTRNVSVASVMCAFSTHYHLQELTNDNCWLLFAKHAFDNGNSSAYMELEKIGKEIVRKCGGLPLALKALGCLLRSKRSIVEWDKISKSNIWDLASDKILPALRLSYHYLPSHLKRCFGYCAIFPKDYEFKKEELILLWMAEGFVEGEDIGGEYFHDLVSRSFFQRSSGDQSCFIMHDLINDLAKFVSGDFFFWLEGDNSFKIAKRTRHLSYARTLHDASKKFGHVYEAQYLRTFLHVDAVQWWGSHIDTEVTDDLLPKLMRLRVLSLSHYNSITWFPDSIGKLKHLRYLDLSKTSIRRLPDTICSLYNLQILILAYCVFLDELPSNMVRLVSLCHLDISWTILGKMPSQMGKLRRLQKLTDFFLGKDSGSSIKELGELQHLGGRLCIWNLQNVVDTADALEADLQGKEHLKKLGLKWDGNADDSQHERCILESLQPCTNLERLSIFGYGGTRFPVWVGDSSFSNLVSLKLDGCKYCTSLPPLGQLVSLQKLSITDFHGIVIVGSEFYGSCVSVKKPFASLRSLTFERITEWLEWTPYVAEDEGEAFPFLQELYIRECPNLTKALPDHLPFLKTLDIKECYQLLPSFPRAPAIRRMSFEDHSRHVVLSELPSGLHRLQADAMFDSVDSLVEGATEAYSLSITSEEIEIKDYHSLRCFSLDLFPKLKRLDLGRCRNLESFSLSRGLPALSLTVLCLWNCFNLKCLPDNMHSILASLVKLRLGECPKLESFPEGGLPFKLEYLEISFCEKLIASRPQWKMQTLPHLAYFSIDRCEDVESFPEEMLLPSTLTSLKMKNLKNLKSLNYKGLQHLTSLGELTIWKCPELQSMPEEGLPASLSSLIIWDCPLLTQRCQRVEGEYWSKISHIPHIEMDSDTITENEF encoded by the exons ATGGCAGCAGCCTTGATAGGCGGATCATTTCTCTCTGCTTTCCTTCAGGTTTTGTTCGATCGAATGGCTTCTG AGGAGAAGCAGATTACTAGACCATCTGTGAAAAGGTGGCTCGATGATCTTAAGGATGCTGTGTATGAAGCCGATGACCTGTTGGATGAAATTGCCTATGAAGCTTTGCGATCAGAGATGGAAACTGCAGGCTCTGAAGCTACCACGACTCAGGTTCGGAAATCCTTCTCTTCTTTTAGTTCATTGGGAATAGGGGTGCAATCAGAATTAGGAGATATTCATGAAAGACTTGAAACGAttcttgaaaagcttgaatatttaGTTAAACAAAAGGAAGCCCTTGGTCTGAGAGAGAATATTGGGGAAAAACCATCTTCGCATAAAATACCATCAACTTCTCTGGTTGATGAGTCTGTTGTTTATGGTAGGGATGATGATAAGGAAGCCATTATGAAGTTGCTATTCTCAGATGATGAAAATAGCAATGACCTAGGTGTGATTCCCATAGTGGGTATGGGTGGGATCGGTAAAACCACCCTTGCTCAGCTTGTCTACAATGACTGCAGAGTATCTGAGAACTTTGATCTCAAAGCATGGGTCTGTGTTTCAgaagaatttgacatttttagGGTAACTCAAGACATTCTCGAGGAGTTCAACAGAAAGAAATATGATACTGAGAACTTGAACCAACTTCAGCTTGAGTTGAAGGAGATACTGATGGGAAAGAAGTTTTTGCTTGTTTTAGATGATGTTTGGAGGGATGATTACACTGACTGGGACATTTTACAGACACCATTGAAATTTGGCACCGGAGGAAGCAAGGTCATCGTTACCACACGTAATGTAAGTGTAGCATCAGTCATGTGTGCCTTTTCAACCCATTATCATCTGCAGGAACTGACTAACGACAATTGTTGGTTGTTGTTTGCAAAACATGCATTTGATAATGGAAATTCAAGTGCATATATGGAATTAGAAAAGATTGGCAAGGAAATAGTAAGAAAGTGTGGAGGCCTACCTTTAGCTTTAAAAGCCCTTGGGTGTCTCCTACGTTCTAAAAGAAGCATAGTTGAATGGGACAAGATATCAAAGAGTAATATTTGGGATTTGGCAAGTGATAAGATTCTTCCAGCACTAAGATTGAGTTATCATTATCTCCCATCACATTTGAAGAGATGCTTTGGTTACTGTGCAATATTTCCCAAGGACTATGAATTCAAGAAGGAGGAACTAATCCTATTATGGATGGCAGAGGGTTTTGTAGAAGGTGAAGATATAGGTGGCGAGTACTTTCATGATCTCGTATCAAGATCATTTTTTCAGCGGTCAAGTGGTGATCAATCATGCTTCATTATGCATGACCTCATAAATGACTTGGCTAAATTTGTATCTGGAGACTTTTTCTTCTGGTTAGAGGGTGATAATTCTTTTAAGATTGCTAAAAGGACAAGACATTTGTCATATGCAAGAACACTGCATGATGCTTCTAAGAAATTTGGGCATGTCTATGAAGCTCAATATTTGCGCACTTTCTTACATGTGGATGCAGTGCAGTGGTGGGGTAGTCACATTGATACAGAGGTAACTGATGATCTGTTGCCAAAACTCATGCGCCTACGGGTTCTGTCTTTATCACATTATAATAGCATAACTTGGTTTCCTGATTCAATTGGCAAATTGAAACATTTGCGATATCTAGATCTCTCTAAAACATCTATCAGAAGGTTGCCTGACACCATATGCAGTTTGTACAATTTGCAAATTTTAATATTGGCATATTGTGTATTTCTTGATGAGTTGCCAAGCAACATGGTGAGGTTAGTTAGCTTATGTCATCTTGATATCAGTTGGACTATATTGGGAAAGATGCCATCACAAATGGGCAAACTAAGAAGGCTCCAAAAATTGACTGATTTTTTTCTAGGGAAGGATAGTGGATCTAGCATTAAGGAATTGGGAGAGCTTCAACATCTTGGAGGAAGACTTTGTATTTGGAATCTTCAAAATGTTGTGGATACTGCAGATGCTTTGGAAGCCGATTTACAGGGTAAGGAGCACCTTAAAAAATTAGGCCTGAAATGGGATGGCAATGCTGATGATTCGCAGCATGAAAGATGCATACTCGAGTCATTACAACCTTGTACCAATTTGGAGCGTCTTTCCATATTTGGTTATGGGGGTACAAGATTTCCAGTTTGGGTAGGAGACTCttccttctcaaatttagtatcccTCAAGTTAGATGGATGCAAATATTGCACTTCCTTACCACCACTTGGGCAGTTGGTGTCTCTACAAAAACTGTCAATCACAGACTTTCATGGAATAGTGATTGTTGGTTCTGAGTTCTATGGAAGCTGCGTATCCGTGAAGAAGCCATTTGCATCTCTCAGAAGTTTAACATTCGAAAGGATTACAGAATGGCTGGAATGGACTCCTTATGTAGCTGAAGATGAAGGTGAAGCCTTCCCTTTCCTCCAAGAGCTTTACATAAGAGAATGCCCCAACCTAACAAAGGCCTTGCCTGATCACCTTCCTTTTTTAAAGACACTAGATATTAAGGAATGTTATCAGCTTCTCCCTTCATTTCCAAGGGCTCCAGCTATCCGTAGAATGAGTTTTGAGGACCATTCTCGTCATGTGGTGTTAAGTGAATTGCCTTCTGGGCTGCACCGTCTCCAAGCTGACGCCATGTTTGACTCCGTAGATTCCCTGGTGGAGGGAGCAACAGAAGCTTACAGTCTTTCTATCACttcagaagaaattgaaataaaagACTACCATTCACTAAGGTGTTTCTCGTTAGATCTTTTCCCCAAGTTAAAGAGACTTGACCTTGGGAGATGTAGAAATCTTGAGTCCTTTTCATTATCTAGAGGATTACCTGCCCTAAGTTTGACAGTGCTTTGTTTATGGAATTGCTTCAATTTGAAGTGCTTGCCTGATAATATGCATTCCATCCTAGCATCTCTAGTAAAATTACGACTGGGTGAATGTCCAAAACTTGAGTCCTTTCCAGAAGGGGGTTTGCCCTTCAAATTAGAATACCTTGAGATCTCATTCTGTGAAAAACTCATAGCTAGCCGCCCACAATGGAAGATGCAAACACTTCCTCATCTAGCATACTTCAGCATTGATCGATGTGAAGATGTAGAATCTTTCCCTGAGGAAATGTTGCTGCCCTCCACACTTACCTCTCTTAAAATGAAGAATCTTAAGAATCTGAAATCTCTAAACTACAAGGGGCTTCAACATCTCACCTCCCTTGGAGAATTGACTATCTGGAAGTGCCCTGAGCTCCAGTCCATGCCAGAAGAAGGGCTGCCTGCCTCCCTTTCTTCTCTAATAATATGGGATTGCCCCTTGTTGACACAAAGATGTCAACGGGTAGAAGGGGAATATTGGTCCAAGATTTCTCACATCCCTCACATAGAGATGGACTCTGATACTATCACTGAGAATGAATTCTGA
- the LOC110666546 gene encoding protein SENSITIVITY TO RED LIGHT REDUCED 1 translates to MEASAKILTLDNHACNGEWTIVLPRRGKQRRKFPKIRTLEQQLQPWVPTDLESDPNRQSKLIEKMQTCMKKVENSQFYLNLLEQIRTPEILDCFYRVLGSELKMPMVIYGIGSIESYETPRIQLSVAILMKKEFSWIGDIEVFDPVLSATESRVLEVLGCSVLSMNEHGRRRVTKPTIFYMPHCEAELYNNLLQANWGVDLLNCIVLFGNSFELYRYLSEFRNSTLVDSSRHIVAVREFTHEYVIKTISNDYFAAFHDSSWHFFSPVLETELQLFKN, encoded by the coding sequence ATGGAAGCTTCTGCTAAAATCCTTACCCTTGACAATCATGCATGTAATGGAGAGTGGACAATTGTTTTACCTCGACGTGGCAAGCAAAGGAGAAAGTTTCCTAAAATTAGGACTTTAGAACAACAGCTGCAGCCATGGGTTCCAACTGATCTTGAATCTGATCCAAACAGACAATCAAAGTTGATAGAAAAGATGCAGACCTGTATGAAGAAAGTAGAGAACTCTCAATTTTATCTTAACCTTTTGGAACAAATTCGGACTCCAGAAATCTTGGATTGTTTTTACAGGGTTCTTGGCTCAGAGTTGAAAATGCCGATGGTGATATATGGTATTGGCAGCATTGAATCATATGAAACTCCTCGAATTCAGCTGAGTGTTGCAATCTTGATGAAAAAAGAGTTCAGTTGGATTGGGGACATAGAGGTTTTTGATCCGGTACTTTCTGCAACAGAATCTCGAGTTTTGGAAGTCCTTGGTTGTTCTGTTCTATCCATGAATGAACACGGTCGTCGACGTGTTACCAAGCCTACAATATTTTACATGCCACATTGCGAGGCAGAATTATACAACAATCTTCTACAGGCAAACTGGGGAGTGGACCTGTTGAATTGTATTGTATTGTTTGGGAACAGCTTTGAGCTGTATCGGTATTTGTCTGAGTTTAGGAACTCAACTCTTGTTGATTCATCCAGGCATATTGTGGCTGTTCGAGAATTCACTCATGAGTATGTAATCAAGACAATTTCAAATGACTATTTTGCTGCTTTTCATGATTCAAGTTGGCATTTTTTCAGCCCTGTTCTTGAGACGGAGCTGCAGTTATTTAAAAACTGA